One part of the Hyphomicrobiales bacterium genome encodes these proteins:
- a CDS encoding ABC transporter substrate-binding protein, with protein MTGSTALRSLVLSAALLGAAPASADSLADFDALADAARGETVFFHAWSGDPTINAYIEWAGDEIEARFGIEVEHVRVTDTADVVGIVLAETAAGRDSGGSVDLVWINGENFIALKDAGLLYAPDDEGWAHRLPNWELVDVAGNPSLTTDFTVPVEGFQAPWGTVQFSFYYDSEAIDETPSNLDELLTWAEANPGRFTYPQPPNFLGSTFLKLLLAYTIDDRDRLGAPLPEQEAEEALAPLFAYLDELHPHLWRSGRTFPANQAALRQLFGDGEIVIGFANNPAEASGAIARDEFPASTRSFVLDDGMIANSHFVAIPSNANAPQAALVVANFLMSPIAQLRKQDPAVWGDFTVLDIAALDQNIQDGFAALDLGPATLTPSELGPAISEPHTSWLTAIEAMWAARYQGG; from the coding sequence ATGACCGGATCAACCGCTCTTCGCTCTCTTGTTCTCTCCGCCGCACTTCTCGGCGCTGCACCGGCATCTGCCGACAGTCTGGCCGATTTTGACGCCTTGGCAGATGCCGCACGCGGCGAGACCGTGTTCTTCCATGCCTGGTCGGGCGACCCGACGATCAACGCCTATATCGAATGGGCGGGCGATGAGATTGAGGCCCGCTTCGGCATAGAGGTTGAGCATGTGCGGGTGACCGATACGGCCGACGTGGTCGGCATCGTGCTCGCGGAAACCGCAGCAGGCCGCGACAGTGGCGGTTCGGTCGATCTGGTGTGGATCAACGGGGAAAACTTCATTGCGCTCAAAGATGCGGGCCTGCTCTACGCCCCGGATGACGAAGGCTGGGCGCATCGCCTGCCGAACTGGGAGCTTGTTGATGTGGCCGGCAACCCGTCGCTGACCACCGATTTCACCGTTCCGGTCGAGGGCTTTCAAGCACCCTGGGGCACAGTTCAGTTCTCCTTTTATTATGATAGCGAAGCGATCGACGAAACGCCGTCGAACCTGGACGAGTTGCTCACCTGGGCAGAGGCCAATCCAGGCCGTTTCACCTATCCGCAACCGCCAAACTTTCTCGGCTCGACCTTCTTAAAACTTCTGCTTGCCTACACCATCGACGACCGTGATCGTCTTGGTGCGCCTCTACCTGAGCAGGAAGCCGAAGAAGCGTTGGCGCCGCTTTTCGCTTATCTCGATGAGTTGCACCCGCACCTCTGGCGCTCCGGGCGAACCTTTCCTGCGAACCAGGCCGCGCTGCGCCAGCTCTTCGGCGACGGTGAGATCGTCATCGGCTTTGCCAACAATCCAGCCGAGGCTTCCGGCGCGATTGCTCGCGATGAGTTTCCAGCCTCGACGCGATCCTTCGTCCTGGATGATGGCATGATCGCCAATTCCCATTTCGTGGCGATCCCGTCCAATGCCAACGCGCCGCAAGCGGCTTTGGTGGTTGCCAACTTCCTGATGTCGCCGATTGCCCAGTTGCGCAAACAGGATCCGGCGGTCTGGGGCGATTTCACCGTCCTCGACATTGCAGCGCTTGATCAAAACATCCAAGACGGTTTCGCCGCGCTTGATCTAGGTCCGGCGACACTAACGCCTAGCGAGCTTGGCCCAGCAATTTCCGAGCCACACACCAGCTGGTTGACAGCCATCGAAGCCATGTGGGCGGCTCGTTACCAGGGCGGTTAG
- a CDS encoding LacI family DNA-binding transcriptional regulator, which produces MSRILDQPTPPLPNRRNASSNASEPGSHAVDLKALAQHLGLSKGTISRALNGYPEIADRTRARVLQAAAELGYKPNRAARRLATGRNDMVSYIGVGSDWMTVERTFLGALSTTLASRGYGLMVSLADRMDHAEDTMRQLIEDRRTDGFVLSAAFPADARISLALEHGVPAAVIGGTSVRSSHTGALPTIGINDSAVLDGLVDYLNSLGHMSFAYFGCDAPQAIQALHSETLAASCGNRNAHFISSTRIGSETDSVGGLPLYDTETAISLTERATRILDSKPQGPTAVFCGCERTVVALYMAARDRGLSVPEELSIIGIGSSQLASWLSGGLSTVSWSLSEAGRLAADCVLAQVEGTDSPDLNAGIEAEFVARSSHGPAPRPVL; this is translated from the coding sequence ATGTCGCGCATTCTAGACCAACCGACACCGCCTTTGCCCAATCGCCGAAACGCTTCCAGCAACGCCAGCGAACCTGGATCGCACGCGGTTGATTTGAAAGCGCTTGCGCAGCATTTGGGCCTGTCAAAGGGCACCATCTCGCGGGCGCTCAATGGCTATCCCGAGATCGCCGACCGCACCCGTGCCCGCGTTTTGCAGGCTGCCGCCGAGCTTGGCTACAAGCCGAACCGGGCCGCAAGACGATTGGCGACCGGGCGCAATGATATGGTCTCCTACATTGGAGTTGGCTCCGATTGGATGACGGTCGAGCGGACTTTTCTTGGCGCATTGTCGACCACGCTCGCCTCGCGTGGCTATGGATTGATGGTGTCGCTCGCCGACCGGATGGATCACGCCGAAGACACGATGCGCCAACTCATCGAAGACCGGCGTACTGATGGCTTCGTTTTGAGCGCCGCCTTTCCAGCCGATGCCAGGATATCGTTGGCGCTGGAGCATGGCGTTCCCGCAGCCGTGATTGGGGGAACGTCTGTGCGATCCTCCCACACCGGCGCGCTGCCGACCATTGGGATCAATGACAGCGCGGTGCTCGACGGCCTGGTCGATTATCTCAATTCGCTCGGCCATATGAGCTTTGCCTATTTCGGTTGCGATGCACCTCAGGCGATCCAAGCGCTGCACAGCGAAACGCTGGCAGCGTCCTGTGGTAACCGCAACGCGCACTTCATCAGTAGCACGCGCATAGGATCGGAAACCGATTCCGTGGGAGGGCTACCCCTCTATGACACGGAGACGGCAATCTCGTTGACCGAGCGTGCAACGCGCATTCTCGATAGCAAGCCCCAAGGCCCGACCGCTGTCTTCTGCGGCTGTGAGCGGACTGTCGTCGCGCTCTACATGGCTGCGCGCGATCGCGGGCTTTCTGTGCCGGAAGAACTATCGATCATCGGCATTGGCTCAAGCCAACTCGCCTCGTGGCTTTCCGGCGGGCTATCAACCGTCAGTTGGTCGCTGAGCGAAGCCGGACGTCTTGCCGCTGACTGCGTTCTTGCGCAGGTCGAAGGCACGGACTCGCCGGACCTCAATGCCGGGATCGAGGCAGAATTTGTGGCTCGTTCAAGCCATGGCCCAGCACCGCGGCCAGTGCTCTAA
- the hrpB gene encoding ATP-dependent helicase HrpB produces MTTPPHSPLPIDASIQAVRKALAAGGHVVLIAPPGAGKSTRLPLALVDEPWLAGKKIVLVLPRRLAALGAARRMANELGEGVGETVGHRVRFDTKVGQATRLEVVTDGVFTRMIADDPELAGIGCVMFDEVHERALAADLGLAFALEAQSALRPDLRLTAMSATVDGAKFQVLLEPHGGCQRIESDGSMFPVATHHEPSGLPAPQAVTEVALDALRRFDGDGLIFLPGQREIETACGLLREALGNQVAIHALYGAVTRSAQDEALRPDPSGRRKLVVASAIAETSITIPGVQFVVDSGLARRPIYDPVRGITRLETKPASRASIDQRRGRAGRTAPGDCIRLWRREEEGGRPAEDRPEILDADLAKLRLDMALWGALERTSLPFLDPPPESAWEQAGALLKSLGALDAKGAATAFGARMAKLPTHPRLAALLERANAGGKSDAAWAALLAGELNERGPLDGAERLRAALQDRRQAKALKTLHTRLLGRSEAKPPPNDAVLVHHLLHAYPDLIAKRDKDDGQRAIYKLAQGMQAGMETHHPLASEPFLLVLDLGGGRKSGAARVPDIRLALPLSEDQLRDGLGHLITRVETRTFDHATWSVRVRDETRIGALMLAADARPRRTGLNALSEIASHLRSKDLESLTARDKAAGALLSRHQAFHASRGESDALLTRLEAWLPTLLESGEAPPFPDNVLEKAWRAALDWEEAQAFDKQWPASVALGSDQRARIAYDHPAGPTISVRPQMLYGRDDHPTLGADQQPVLIELLSPAQRPIALTADLPAFWRKGWKDVRKDMRARHPKHDWPEEPWKGPTKQSKNRGS; encoded by the coding sequence ATGACGACACCGCCTCATTCTCCCTTGCCCATCGACGCCAGTATCCAGGCTGTTCGCAAAGCGCTGGCGGCAGGCGGCCATGTGGTGCTGATCGCGCCACCGGGCGCCGGCAAGTCCACGCGCTTGCCGCTGGCGTTGGTCGATGAGCCTTGGCTTGCAGGGAAAAAGATCGTGTTGGTTTTACCCCGGCGCCTCGCCGCGCTTGGTGCGGCACGTCGGATGGCAAACGAACTGGGTGAGGGCGTTGGCGAGACTGTCGGCCACCGGGTTCGTTTCGACACCAAGGTGGGCCAGGCAACCCGGCTCGAAGTGGTCACCGACGGGGTGTTCACCAGGATGATTGCCGATGACCCGGAACTCGCTGGCATTGGCTGTGTGATGTTCGATGAGGTGCATGAACGCGCGCTGGCTGCCGATCTTGGATTGGCGTTTGCGCTCGAAGCGCAGAGCGCATTGCGACCCGACCTGCGGCTGACGGCGATGTCGGCGACGGTAGATGGCGCAAAATTTCAAGTGTTGCTCGAGCCGCACGGCGGGTGCCAGAGAATCGAGAGCGACGGTTCGATGTTTCCTGTCGCAACGCACCACGAACCCTCCGGCCTGCCTGCGCCTCAGGCTGTCACCGAAGTCGCATTGGATGCGCTGCGTCGGTTTGACGGCGATGGCCTCATCTTCTTGCCCGGCCAGCGCGAGATTGAGACCGCCTGCGGTCTGTTGCGTGAGGCGTTAGGGAACCAAGTCGCTATCCATGCGCTTTACGGCGCGGTTACGCGCAGCGCCCAGGATGAGGCGCTGCGGCCTGACCCAAGCGGCCGCCGCAAGCTCGTTGTCGCCAGTGCGATTGCGGAGACCAGCATCACCATTCCTGGTGTGCAGTTCGTGGTAGACTCCGGCCTTGCTCGACGCCCGATCTACGATCCAGTACGTGGCATCACGCGGCTGGAAACCAAACCGGCCAGCCGCGCATCAATCGATCAACGACGCGGGCGGGCTGGACGCACGGCGCCTGGCGATTGCATCCGGCTCTGGCGGCGCGAGGAAGAGGGCGGTCGGCCTGCCGAGGATCGGCCGGAAATTCTCGATGCCGATTTGGCAAAGCTGCGCCTTGATATGGCGCTATGGGGCGCGCTTGAGCGAACCAGCCTTCCTTTTCTCGATCCACCGCCGGAAAGCGCCTGGGAGCAAGCCGGAGCATTGCTCAAAAGCTTGGGTGCCTTGGATGCCAAAGGGGCGGCAACAGCGTTCGGTGCGCGGATGGCCAAGCTTCCGACACATCCACGCCTGGCCGCGCTGCTGGAGCGGGCGAACGCAGGTGGGAAAAGCGATGCGGCCTGGGCGGCGTTGCTTGCCGGGGAGCTCAATGAGCGTGGACCATTGGATGGTGCGGAACGATTGCGGGCGGCCCTACAAGACCGGCGACAAGCCAAGGCGCTGAAAACACTGCATACGCGGCTTCTTGGTCGCTCTGAAGCGAAGCCACCGCCCAATGATGCGGTGCTGGTCCACCATCTGCTGCACGCCTATCCCGACCTCATCGCCAAACGCGATAAGGATGACGGCCAACGCGCCATCTACAAACTGGCGCAAGGCATGCAGGCTGGGATGGAAACCCATCATCCTTTGGCCAGCGAACCATTCTTGTTGGTCCTGGATCTGGGTGGCGGGCGAAAGAGCGGGGCCGCCCGCGTGCCAGACATCCGTCTGGCGTTGCCCTTGTCCGAAGACCAACTGCGCGACGGGCTCGGCCATCTGATCACAAGGGTTGAAACCAGGACGTTCGATCATGCTACCTGGTCGGTGCGCGTGCGTGACGAAACCCGGATCGGTGCTCTGATGCTTGCGGCGGATGCACGGCCAAGGCGCACCGGGCTCAACGCTTTGTCTGAGATCGCAAGCCATCTACGGAGCAAGGACTTGGAAAGCCTCACCGCACGGGACAAGGCTGCTGGCGCGCTCCTATCCCGCCACCAAGCCTTTCATGCATCGCGCGGTGAGTCCGACGCGCTGCTTACGCGGCTCGAAGCCTGGTTGCCGACCCTGCTGGAAAGTGGCGAAGCGCCGCCCTTTCCCGACAACGTTTTGGAAAAGGCCTGGCGCGCGGCACTCGATTGGGAGGAAGCGCAGGCGTTCGACAAGCAATGGCCGGCATCTGTTGCGCTTGGCAGTGATCAGCGCGCGCGCATTGCCTACGATCATCCCGCTGGCCCGACGATATCCGTGCGCCCGCAGATGCTTTACGGCCGCGATGATCATCCAACGCTCGGCGCCGACCAACAGCCGGTGCTCATTGAATTGCTTTCACCCGCGCAACGTCCGATCGCGCTGACTGCCGATCTGCCAGCCTTCTGGCGCAAGGGTTGGAAAGATGTGCGCAAGGATATGCGCGCCCGCCATCCCAAACACGATTGGCCGGAAGAACCCTGGAAGGGACCGACAAAGCAATCCAAAAACAGAGGCAGTTAG
- a CDS encoding LysR family transcriptional regulator has translation MKILNTIHLNGLRAVEAVGRHGNLSAAAEELGVTPGAVSQQILKVEKQLGRPFFDRNARGLEPTILGARALPHLTSGLRDLAAGAAMMREADDDRLILSVPPVFAAKWLVWRLGRFHDAHPDITVRVDATMKLVDMPTSDVDLCIRVSNRRWPRLKATHLLRQRVFPVCSPAMAQHLKSPQDITRFSVVRDRLSMFDWDLWFRDGEPRDADLHDGPTFSDASLCLDATIAGQGVFLAWDTVASDALAAGSLVAPFDRKVATEFTYTLLERPGASKGRAIQQFKAWLVDELRQSLGDPLP, from the coding sequence ATGAAAATCCTGAACACGATCCACCTGAACGGCCTGCGCGCAGTTGAAGCGGTCGGACGACACGGCAACCTTTCCGCCGCTGCCGAGGAGCTTGGTGTCACGCCGGGTGCGGTCAGTCAGCAGATTCTCAAGGTTGAGAAACAGTTGGGCCGTCCGTTCTTCGACCGCAACGCTCGTGGCCTGGAACCCACAATTTTGGGTGCGAGGGCGTTGCCGCATCTAACCTCTGGGCTGCGCGACCTTGCCGCAGGCGCGGCGATGATGCGCGAGGCAGACGATGACCGGCTCATCCTCTCCGTACCACCGGTCTTTGCGGCCAAATGGCTGGTCTGGCGGTTGGGACGGTTTCACGACGCCCACCCCGACATCACCGTGCGCGTGGACGCGACCATGAAACTGGTGGATATGCCCACCTCCGATGTCGATCTTTGTATCCGGGTCAGCAACCGCAGATGGCCGCGATTGAAGGCGACACATCTGCTGCGACAGCGGGTTTTTCCGGTCTGCAGCCCCGCAATGGCGCAGCACTTGAAAAGCCCGCAGGACATCACGCGCTTTTCCGTGGTGCGCGACCGGCTTTCCATGTTCGATTGGGATCTCTGGTTCAGAGACGGAGAGCCGCGCGATGCCGACTTACACGATGGACCGACTTTCTCCGATGCCTCGCTTTGCCTGGATGCGACGATAGCAGGCCAGGGTGTTTTCTTGGCCTGGGACACGGTGGCCTCCGACGCCTTGGCCGCAGGCTCATTGGTAGCGCCCTTTGACCGCAAAGTTGCGACGGAGTTCACCTACACTTTGCTGGAACGCCCTGGTGCGTCGAAAGGCAGAGCGATTCAACAGTTCAAGGCTTGGTTGGTGGATGAGCTGCGGCAATCGCTCGGCGATCCCTTGCCCTAG
- a CDS encoding methylglyoxal synthase, whose amino-acid sequence MKSPSDPVLTLAFVAHDAKKEQMVDFAKRHAERLRGHRIVATGTTGGRVKDAAPHLPVQLLKSGPLGGDQQIGALIAESGIDALFFFVDPLSPMPHDVDVKALMRLALVYNVPMALNLATAEALLTDLVATVPDR is encoded by the coding sequence ATGAAAAGCCCGTCCGACCCCGTCCTCACCCTCGCATTTGTGGCGCATGACGCCAAAAAAGAGCAGATGGTGGATTTTGCCAAACGCCATGCCGAGCGGCTGCGCGGCCACAGGATCGTCGCCACCGGCACCACAGGTGGGCGCGTCAAGGACGCGGCGCCACATTTACCGGTTCAACTTCTCAAAAGTGGCCCGCTGGGTGGGGATCAGCAGATTGGCGCACTGATCGCTGAAAGCGGAATTGATGCGCTTTTCTTCTTCGTTGATCCCTTGTCCCCCATGCCGCACGATGTGGATGTCAAAGCCTTGATGCGATTGGCGCTTGTCTACAATGTCCCCATGGCGCTCAACCTGGCGACGGCGGAAGCGCTTTTGACGGACCTTGTCGCCACTGTCCCTGACCGTTAA
- a CDS encoding ROK family protein, translating to MAERRRPELVTPFPVLIADLGGTHARFALVSDAHAKEQGFAQVRTREFSDVESAIQAGVLDQTSLIPRSAILAVAGPTIGDTFKLTNADWEIDPKRIIDRLGFDCVIAINDFEAQALALPDLQPDDWHVIGTKTPSRRGTKLVLGPGTGLGASTLVDSMGMWITVPGEGGHVAITPENEEDDRLFAHLTQGGQRRLGGEQLVSGEGLERLYHGLGAIDGVDAPLVKAADITEAANAGDKLATKAVEHFVVYLARVARELALAVMPTGGVFIAGGIPPRILPFIDRSDFRAVFEAGYPHEKNLHEFATVVVTHERPALAGLGSFARTPTRFMVDVGDRMWVREGAEV from the coding sequence ATGGCTGAACGTCGTCGCCCAGAACTCGTTACCCCTTTCCCCGTCTTGATTGCGGACCTTGGGGGCACTCATGCCCGCTTTGCGCTGGTCAGCGATGCTCATGCCAAGGAACAGGGCTTCGCGCAGGTTCGCACGCGCGAGTTCAGCGATGTGGAGTCGGCCATTCAGGCTGGCGTTCTCGATCAGACGTCGCTGATCCCAAGGTCGGCGATCCTGGCCGTGGCCGGCCCGACCATTGGCGATACGTTCAAGTTGACGAATGCCGATTGGGAAATCGATCCCAAGCGTATCATTGATCGACTTGGCTTCGACTGCGTGATTGCGATCAATGATTTCGAAGCCCAGGCGTTAGCCCTGCCCGACCTGCAGCCTGATGATTGGCATGTGATTGGCACCAAAACACCGTCGCGGCGCGGCACCAAACTGGTACTCGGTCCTGGCACGGGTCTTGGCGCATCGACCTTGGTCGACTCCATGGGGATGTGGATCACGGTCCCAGGAGAAGGCGGTCATGTCGCGATCACGCCAGAAAACGAAGAAGATGACCGCCTCTTTGCGCATCTGACACAGGGTGGCCAGCGCCGTCTTGGTGGTGAGCAACTGGTTTCCGGCGAAGGTTTGGAACGGCTTTACCATGGCCTTGGCGCCATTGATGGTGTGGATGCGCCGCTCGTGAAAGCCGCAGATATCACCGAAGCCGCCAATGCCGGTGATAAACTGGCCACCAAAGCGGTCGAGCATTTCGTTGTTTATCTGGCCCGCGTTGCCCGCGAGCTGGCGCTTGCAGTCATGCCAACCGGCGGCGTATTCATCGCTGGCGGCATACCGCCACGCATCCTGCCGTTTATCGACCGCTCCGATTTCCGCGCGGTTTTCGAGGCGGGTTATCCACACGAGAAAAACCTGCACGAGTTTGCCACCGTGGTCGTAACCCATGAGCGCCCGGCGTTGGCGGGTCTTGGCAGTTTCGCCCGAACACCGACCCGCTTCATGGTGGATGTCGGTGACCGCATGTGGGTTCGTGAGGGCGCCGAGGTCTAA
- a CDS encoding ABC transporter ATP-binding protein, with the protein MTETVTAAHDETPTDHASPARADALAIELRGIDKRFGAVHANKHIDLKVARQSIHGIVGENGAGKSTLMSILYGFYEADEGDIFVGGKKVSIRSSNDAIAHGIGMVHQHFMLVDNFTVIENVMLGAEGAALLQAGREKVRKDLKHLSETYGLTVDPDAIVSELSVGLQQRVEILKALYRGADILILDEPTGVLTPEEADNLFRILRQLRDQGKTILLITHKLREIMAVTDEVSVMRRGAMVATLQTANTSPAEIAEQMVGRRVLLEVDKGEPKPSDAALEVKDLTVTDKFGVDRVKNVSFIVRRGEIVGIAGVSGNGQSELLEAVSGIVPPASGSVVINGTTLSHTGDPAEARHLGMGHVPEDRLRMGLVKSFEENENSVLGYHDHDDIGGKVVLDVDAVRNHAKAQIEKYDIRPPNCRLKTANFSGGNQQKIVIAREMEQDPDVLLVGQPTRGVDIGAIEFIHKQLIAMRDAGKAVLLVSVELDEIFGLSDRILVMCGGEIVGERLPHETDENEIGLMMAGIDGAANQDQVAVEAAQ; encoded by the coding sequence GTGACGGAAACAGTAACTGCTGCGCACGACGAAACGCCGACCGACCATGCGTCGCCGGCCAGGGCAGATGCGCTCGCCATCGAGTTGCGCGGCATCGACAAACGCTTTGGCGCTGTCCACGCCAACAAGCACATCGATCTGAAGGTCGCCCGCCAATCGATCCACGGGATCGTCGGTGAAAACGGCGCTGGAAAATCGACGTTGATGTCCATCCTTTATGGCTTCTACGAAGCCGATGAGGGCGACATTTTCGTTGGCGGCAAGAAAGTCTCCATCCGCTCGTCCAACGATGCCATCGCCCACGGCATCGGCATGGTCCACCAGCATTTCATGCTGGTTGATAACTTCACCGTCATCGAGAATGTCATGCTCGGCGCGGAGGGCGCAGCCCTCCTGCAAGCGGGCCGCGAGAAGGTTCGCAAGGACCTGAAGCATCTCAGCGAGACGTACGGCTTGACCGTTGATCCGGACGCCATCGTCTCCGAGCTTTCCGTTGGGCTGCAGCAGCGCGTGGAGATCCTGAAAGCGCTCTATCGTGGCGCCGATATTCTGATCCTGGATGAGCCGACCGGCGTGCTGACGCCCGAAGAGGCCGACAATTTGTTCCGGATCCTGCGCCAGCTGCGCGATCAAGGCAAAACCATCCTGCTCATCACCCACAAGCTGCGCGAGATCATGGCCGTCACCGATGAGGTCTCCGTAATGCGACGCGGCGCGATGGTCGCGACATTGCAAACCGCGAACACCAGTCCGGCGGAAATCGCCGAGCAGATGGTCGGCCGCCGTGTTTTGCTGGAAGTCGATAAGGGCGAGCCCAAGCCCAGCGACGCGGCGCTGGAGGTGAAGGACCTCACCGTCACCGACAAGTTCGGCGTCGACCGTGTGAAAAACGTCTCCTTCATTGTGCGGCGCGGTGAGATCGTCGGCATCGCCGGCGTCTCCGGCAACGGTCAGTCGGAATTGCTGGAGGCTGTTTCAGGCATCGTGCCGCCGGCTTCCGGTTCGGTGGTGATCAATGGCACCACGCTTTCTCACACCGGCGACCCAGCCGAAGCGCGCCATCTCGGCATGGGCCATGTACCCGAAGACCGTTTGCGCATGGGGCTGGTGAAAAGCTTTGAGGAAAACGAGAACTCCGTTCTTGGCTACCATGATCATGATGATATTGGCGGCAAGGTCGTTCTCGATGTCGATGCGGTTCGTAATCACGCCAAAGCGCAGATTGAAAAGTACGATATTCGCCCGCCCAATTGCCGGTTGAAGACGGCCAACTTTTCCGGCGGCAATCAGCAAAAAATCGTGATTGCCCGCGAGATGGAGCAGGACCCCGACGTGTTGCTTGTCGGACAACCAACGCGCGGTGTGGACATTGGCGCGATCGAGTTCATCCACAAACAGCTGATCGCCATGCGCGATGCTGGCAAAGCCGTGCTTCTGGTGTCGGTGGAGTTGGACGAAATTTTTGGGCTTTCTGACCGTATCTTGGTCATGTGCGGTGGTGAAATCGTCGGTGAGCGCCTGCCGCATGAGACCGATGAAAACGAGATTGGCTTGATGATGGCCGGTATCGATGGCGCCGCCAATCAGGATCAAGTCGCCGTGGAGGCTGCACAATGA
- a CDS encoding BMP family ABC transporter substrate-binding protein — protein sequence MIKQLLATAALGALLTGTAFADDINPAVVYDLGGRFDESFNQAAYTGAQAFQEETGIEFVDFEIQNDSQREQALRNFARRGHDPIIAIGFSHGSAVEAVSQEFPDTRFAIVDMVVDQPNVRSIVFKEHEGSYLVGVLAAMASESDTVGFVGGMDIPLIRRFACGYAEGVLSVEPDAEVLTAMTGTTGAAWNDPVRGGEITQSHVSAGADVVFHAAGGTGIGVLQAAADAGILGIGVDSNQNGLQPGSVLTSMLKRVDVAVADAFTDAQNDEWTNGFEVLGLAEGGVDWALDENNEGLITDEMRAIVEEAKQAIISGEVVVHDYMADNTCPATDN from the coding sequence ATGATCAAACAACTGCTCGCCACAGCTGCGCTTGGCGCTCTTCTGACCGGCACTGCCTTTGCCGACGACATCAACCCAGCTGTCGTCTACGATTTGGGTGGCCGGTTCGATGAAAGCTTCAACCAAGCCGCGTACACCGGCGCTCAGGCGTTTCAGGAAGAAACCGGCATCGAGTTCGTCGATTTCGAAATCCAGAACGACAGCCAGCGCGAACAGGCGCTGCGCAACTTTGCCCGCCGCGGACATGATCCGATCATTGCCATCGGTTTTTCTCATGGGTCGGCTGTTGAAGCGGTAAGCCAGGAATTCCCTGACACGCGTTTTGCCATCGTCGACATGGTTGTTGATCAGCCGAACGTGCGCTCCATCGTTTTCAAGGAGCATGAAGGCTCCTACTTGGTTGGCGTGCTGGCTGCGATGGCCTCAGAATCCGACACCGTTGGCTTCGTGGGTGGCATGGACATTCCGCTCATTCGCCGCTTTGCCTGTGGTTATGCCGAAGGCGTGCTGTCGGTCGAGCCGGACGCGGAAGTTTTGACCGCGATGACAGGCACCACCGGCGCGGCTTGGAATGATCCCGTGCGTGGCGGCGAAATCACCCAAAGCCATGTGTCGGCTGGCGCTGACGTCGTCTTCCATGCCGCCGGCGGCACCGGCATCGGTGTGCTCCAAGCAGCTGCCGACGCTGGCATTTTGGGCATCGGCGTGGACTCCAACCAGAACGGCTTGCAGCCGGGCTCCGTCCTGACCTCCATGCTCAAGCGTGTGGATGTTGCCGTCGCTGATGCGTTCACCGACGCACAGAATGATGAATGGACCAATGGCTTTGAAGTCCTCGGTCTTGCCGAAGGCGGCGTTGATTGGGCTTTGGATGAAAACAATGAAGGCCTCATCACCGACGAGATGCGCGCCATCGTTGAAGAAGCCAAACAGGCCATCATCTCCGGCGAAGTTGTTGTCCATGACTATATGGCCGACAACACCTGCCCAGCGACCGACAACTAA